In Psychrobacter sp. JCM 18902, a single window of DNA contains:
- the tgt gene encoding tRNA guanosine(34) transglycosylase Tgt, translated as MQFVLHKTASGDTRARRGTVHLNHGDVQTPAFMPVGTYGTVKGMLPRDIEAIGADIILGNTFHLWLRPSTEVIDKFGGLHKFMHWDKPILTDSGGFQVFSLGAMRKITEEGVDFKSPIDGAKVFLSPEKSMQIQYSLNSDIVMQFDECTPYPATHDEAKKSLELSLRWGQRCVDEHNRLGSTNALFGIIQGSMYPDLRQQSLEGLLDIGFDGYAIGGLSVGEPKDEMIDVLDYLPDDMPADKPRYLMGVGKPEDLVEGVRRGVDMFDCVMPTRNARNGHYFVTGDADNAGVVRIRNSQYRNDEGPLDPECDCYTCQNFSRAYLYHLNKCKEMLGAQLATIHNLRYYQRLMQGIRDAIEQDKFDEFVSEFYNKRGQTVPELNLR; from the coding sequence ATGCAATTTGTTTTACATAAAACGGCCAGCGGTGACACGCGTGCGCGCCGTGGTACGGTTCATCTCAATCATGGCGACGTACAAACGCCAGCGTTTATGCCTGTTGGCACTTATGGTACAGTCAAGGGCATGCTGCCACGTGATATTGAAGCCATTGGTGCTGATATCATTTTAGGCAATACCTTTCATCTATGGTTACGTCCAAGTACCGAGGTGATCGATAAGTTTGGCGGTTTGCATAAGTTCATGCATTGGGATAAGCCTATCCTGACCGATTCAGGTGGCTTTCAAGTATTCAGTCTGGGTGCCATGCGTAAAATCACCGAAGAAGGGGTCGACTTTAAATCTCCTATCGATGGTGCGAAAGTTTTTCTGTCTCCAGAAAAATCGATGCAGATTCAGTACAGCTTGAACTCAGACATCGTCATGCAATTTGATGAGTGTACGCCCTATCCTGCGACTCATGACGAAGCCAAAAAATCATTAGAGCTGTCATTACGTTGGGGACAGCGCTGTGTTGATGAGCACAACAGACTGGGCAGCACCAACGCATTATTTGGCATTATTCAAGGCAGTATGTATCCTGATTTGCGTCAGCAATCACTTGAAGGCCTGCTCGATATCGGCTTTGATGGTTATGCCATCGGTGGTCTGTCGGTTGGTGAACCAAAAGATGAAATGATAGATGTCCTAGACTACCTCCCTGATGATATGCCAGCAGATAAGCCACGCTATCTAATGGGCGTTGGTAAGCCTGAGGATTTAGTTGAAGGTGTACGCCGCGGTGTCGATATGTTCGACTGTGTGATGCCGACGCGTAACGCGCGTAACGGTCACTACTTCGTCACAGGCGATGCAGACAATGCTGGTGTGGTACGTATCCGTAACAGCCAATATCGCAATGACGAAGGTCCATTAGATCCTGAGTGCGACTGCTATACTTGCCAAAATTTTAGCCGTGCTTATCTCTACCATCTTAATAAGTGTAAAGAGATGCTGGGCGCTCAATTAGCGACTATCCATAACTTGCGCTATTATCAGCGTTTGATGCAAGGTATTCGTGATGCCATTGAACAAGACAAATTTGATGAGTTTG
- a CDS encoding SOUL family heme-binding protein gives MKKATYLLLSGSLLTSGAAMATEEPNYTVLSQMDDFELRRYDKQLVAQTLVSGDQDSASREGFKMLADYIFGNNTAPTGGSSKISMTAPVTMQPENKKSVDESQKIAMTAPVSMQQDDGKWRVQFTMPSKYTMQTLPKPNNPNITITELPAQTYGVIKFSGLAGSKKVATKTEELQSWMQTQNLTITGEPELARYNPPWTLPFLRRNEVMIAYKPK, from the coding sequence ATGAAAAAGGCAACCTACTTATTATTAAGTGGTTCATTATTAACCTCAGGAGCAGCTATGGCGACCGAAGAGCCGAATTATACAGTGTTGTCGCAAATGGATGACTTTGAGCTGCGTCGTTACGATAAGCAGCTAGTGGCGCAAACGTTGGTAAGTGGTGACCAAGACTCCGCCAGTCGCGAAGGGTTTAAGATGTTAGCCGACTATATATTTGGCAATAATACAGCGCCAACGGGCGGCAGTAGTAAAATAAGCATGACAGCACCTGTGACAATGCAGCCTGAAAATAAAAAAAGTGTTGATGAGTCACAAAAAATCGCGATGACAGCTCCAGTAAGTATGCAGCAAGACGATGGGAAGTGGCGTGTACAATTTACTATGCCCAGTAAATACACGATGCAAACACTGCCCAAACCCAATAATCCAAACATTACAATCACAGAATTACCTGCACAAACGTACGGTGTGATTAAGTTCTCAGGGTTAGCAGGCAGTAAAAAAGTAGCGACTAAAACGGAAGAGCTACAATCTTGGATGCAAACCCAAAATTTGACTATAACGGGCGAGCCTGAACTGGCACGTTATAATCCGCCTTGGACGCTGCCTTTTTTGCGCCGTAATGAAGTGATGATTGCTTACAAGCCAAAGT